GCCTTAGCGTTCAGCTTGGAAGCTATTCGAAGCCCTACTAATAGTGCCTCACATTTAGCCTTGTTATTTGAAGCCtcgaagccaaatcttaaggatGAGTCAAACTTGTTTCCTAACGGGGTTATTAGGATAAGGCTTGCCTCTGATCCGTTCTCATTagaagatccatcgacataaagtctccatAGCTCACGAGCTTCGGTTATGGCTTCTTCGTTGGTTAATCCTGTACATTCAACTATAAAGTTAGCCAAGGCCTGGCCTTTTATTGTTGTTCTCGAATGATACAtgatctcgaattgtctgagTTCAATAACCCACTTCAATAGTCTTTCGGATGCTTCAAGTTTCGCTAATACCTGTCTTAATGGTTGATTTGTTAGCACATGtatagggtgtgcttggaagtaaggccaaAGCTTTTGAGACGCATGTACTAGGCATAGTGCTAGTTCTGTCATCAGTGATTATCTCGATTCAGCTCCCAGTATTCTTTTGTTAACGTAGTAGATTATTCTTTGTACTTTCTTATCATCCTGAACAAGTGatgcactgattgcatgctcggttgtagcgaggtataagtacaatatttccctcgtgactggtttggataagattggtggcTCAGTGAGGTTCCTTTTGAGAGATAGAAAGGTGAGCTCGCACTCGTTtgaccactcgaacttcttgccccctctcaaaagattaaagaatggtacGCACTTGTCTTTGgatttcgagatgaacctactCAAGGTCGCCCTTCATCTAGTTAGGTTCTACACATCTTTGTGCTTTTGAGGTCAAGGAATATCAATCAAGGCTTTGATCTTATCCAgagcattcactataaatccTAAGAACTTTCTCGAAGATACCCCGAAGTAGCACTtttatgggttgagtctcatgttgtatttttgaagtatagcaaagcattctccgaggtcatcaacatggttattattgtgtttggacttgactagcatgtcgtccacatacacttccatgttgtttccaATCTATTCATCGAGCATCCTATTtaccagtctttggtatgtcgctccagcatttttgagcccgaaaggcattacaTTGTAACAGTTTAGCCCTTTGTCCGTCATGAAGCTTGTATACTCCTAGTTTGGTGCATGCATTGCGATATGGTTATAtacagaatatgcatccatgaatgacattataTTGTGACCTGTGGTTGCATCAACGAGCTGATCAATTTGAGGCAACGGAAAACCGTCTTCCAggcatgctttgttgaggtctgaataatcaatgcaagttctccacttgccattcagctttGGGACTAGTACTGGGTTAGCTATCCACCCTAGGTATAAAGCAtgtcaaaataaactaatttgcCTTCAATTTTTTGATCTTATCTTTCAAGGCCTTTTTCCTCTCATCTTAGAGGAGTCTTTGCTTTTGCTATTTCGAAGGGAAGATTTTATCGATGTTCAGTGCGTGGCTTATAACATTAATACTAATCCCAATCATGTCTGAGTTCAACCATGCAAATACATCATGATTTTCCcttaaaaagcaaattaatttgCTATCTCGCTTCCTTTGTGAGGTTCTTCCCGCTTTTCACCACCTTGGTGGTTTCCTTATCACCGAGTTGAATGTCTTTGAGCTCCCCAATGAGACCAATATTGGCCATGTCTTCTTCTATTCTGGGGTTGATTTCTTCTTCGACCTCGTAGACTCTCTCTTCAATTTACTCTATGATTACTGATGCATGTGCACTTGCTTGGCTTTTTCCCTCATGGAGATATTGTAGCATTCTTGAGTTGCTAATGGATCTCCTTTCAACGTCCCGATTCCACTAGCTGTTGAGAACTTTACagccaaatgcctaacagatgtGGCTGCCCCCTGCCCAACCAGGGCTAGTCTCCCGAACAGGACATTGTAGGCTAATGGGGTGTCCACTACTATAAACTCCAGCATCTTAGTTATCAAGATTGGATAGCCTCCTAAAGTGactgggagctcgatggatctggTACTGGTGATTCTCTCTCCTAAGAATCTGTACAAGGTCTTTGCACAAGCCTTTAAGTTTCGAATggacaaccccatttttttttTCCAGTGTCACCTTATAAAggatgtttaaatatatatttttcataatatgacacttattctattttatttgattttttgtgatACTTGGATATAgtttatataaacattaaatgttaagattggttaaatataatggttaagatgttttcATGTTGAGGTacaaaacacttaacaattttcacttaaagagaagtgaaaatatcagattgtgtagaaggcatctaaaagtgacttttatgggtctaaagtgatacaatgaggtatcctaacattcccaaaaagtttgatAGCATTTGGAGGAATTTTAGGACCATTAGAGGGGTCCAAAATCATAGAGGGTGGCGATGCATTGCCCCCTAAGTGGTGTAGCATCGCCAAAATTCAAAGGGCTTCAAAAGCTCTAGCAGGCGATGTATCTTCTGCTAGTAGGCAACGTATCATCTGACAGGAGATACATCGCCTGGGCAGTCTTTTAGGACTGTATAGTTTACGCAAAATCCTTCAAATGATgagttttaaatgctctaattctattggttagaataatgatgatgcctacattgttatgattagttaaatacaaatgataaagtgttaaaatacaagcaaggtataaacacttagtagaattcacatagtgaagatgtgaatttgagtttcaaattgcaagtacttagaaaataaaattttgggtccaaagtgatacataaaagtatctaagggttcccaaaaagtttggtggcatttggagcatttcttggacctttggaagtgtccaaagtcagagggggtggTGATATGTCGCCACCCAGGAGGTGACACATCGCCTAAAAgctagggtttccagaaaccctagTAGGCGATGCGTCGCCTGATGTATTACGTGGATTTACGTAAATGCTCAAAATTACATGTTttgcaagtctaatcctattggttagacctaatgattgTGCCTACTCTATGTATGGGTCAAAAACagtgatttgggagacttgatcactttctccaatctctctctaccctctctctcgctagctccaagaatctctaattttctccaagaactctccaagaaagtgcttgacttagagagttcaaggcttgttcaatctcaatcctcatttcctcaaaagAATGCcccaagcatcaatggtggctgggaaatagagtattaggacaacgttctacaacgtgtataagccttggtttgtgtttgatTTGGTCAAGGGTTTGCTCAAAGGATTATTCAAAGTGGTAAATTTTCGTAGGGTTTGAAGCTTCAACAAAACTTGAAGAACACCATtattctacttgggtttgcatgttctttctcaatcttttttcaagtctctgtcaatccaaattttgtatagattctattttttgtggtggtgttatctcactctcccccaacatacactatatatatataaacatcacactttccaactctctctctctctctctaacctcattctctctctagctttctaagaccaaagttttctccaagaaactcattaagctttgcttgacttgcatgaattTTAAGGCttattcaatcccaaatctcattctgcTTAGTTAAAGCTTCAATAAATTGGGAAGGCttgaaatagagattttggacaacaatattcatattgtgtataagccttagaagttccccaagttttgAAGcatcaagttgctcaatacaaaggttgtatctctctaaccctaatcttgtatatTGTCATTCTATTATTTtaattgttagtattgatgattaaatatatctaagttcatcttatcattatttaatcatttagtttcttatatttaagattaacattcatataatgaacatgtttatttgattgttaagaattgcattcatacattgaatttgaatcttgatcaacatatatggtttggaatattgcattactatcataattcattgttgatttgcaaaaagtaaagtcatatattcccaacattaaattctttaaatctctaaaaaaataataaaaaaataaacctaCAATTTTCTAGATTATCtcttgagacgaaatcctagaaaATACATTATTTAGGAAGTGATTGAGGCCACCTTTGGAATGTTGAGCCTTTCTATTAATTACCATTGTACATGATACTCCATAGTTCACCCATTTGAGCCAAACACAAGTCATTCTTGTTTCACCACATTTGAAGTTGCATGTTTCTACAAAATTCATTCCTTACATCGTGAGTAAATGATCATTACTGTATATGTTAAAAAAGTTAGTCAAGTTTTGGGAAAAAAATTCATAAAGTCacattgaaaatatatatatacatattttgtgacttgagaaaagaaaaatatatatatacataatttgtGACttgagaaaagaagaaaaaaaaattatgacttGAGAAAAAAGAATCCAAGGGGTGAAATAATTATTTTGAAGCATGATGGTGTACAtgtagatttattttatttttttgaaaacaaTGGTTATGAAAGAACAATCAAGTTAGCAACTAGTGAGTTAAGCCAAATTTTATATCTTTTATCTCACCATTTTGCCTAACCACATTACAAGCTTAATAAAGTCATATTGATTCTTGACAATGTTTTATTCTGCATTAGTAGAGAGAGATAAGAAaagcagatatatatatataaaagaaataataaatatatatatgtttcttgagatttaatttatttttgtttgcataagctgGTCTAAATTTTACATTGATGATAGATTTGTGTTTGCATGTtgaatatctattttgaaaactatttttgaaaactattttaactttttaattaattacataagcttgacttttatttgtgatttttccttgaactattttcattatacaatttttgaggaaaacatttgatatcaccaattaaaaaaatgtgtgtttttttaattttcttttgcttgaggatcTAGCCAAACATTAAGTTAAGggttgtgataactctacaaaatagagttatttttatcACATTTTGtaagctaattgttgcttagttcttgagttttaaattaatttgttaatttttttagtctttttgaatttattaggtttgttttatttttaaataattttgtgtgtttttatagtaatTTTTTTGTAGAATGTTGCAGTTTGATTATTTGAATTGTTGTTGTTTAATTAGAGGTCAatgtaaattaagttttaattaataatttcatggaattaatgttgtatattttattattgaaaatagtTAAGTtcaatttagtttatgattatttttatgatgcattttgtgcttgaaaagaagaagaaaatagaaagaaataaaGCTAAAATTAAAATGGAAAAAGTGGCATtgttgaagaaagaaaagaaaaagatgatatTTGAAGTCTGTTGATGGTGAAATTTCGTCAACGAAATTaaatcggaaaactcaaaggtaagtatggagatatttagataagaacttagaatgaacttatggaaggataaacccAGATCAATAGTGGAGtgagcctttgtatattgctttaatagcttgagtgtacattgaattttccaaccccttattaTGAGGGGTCCAGgactatttatagctgggctctaatggcccctcatacatggtggtccctcaggaccaaatagtacatgagtacactgtcagggtaatagcacaagtggtagtggtgttggaagagtggtggtctgatccagtacgtgtcaggggtctgcaaaagtgttcctgtcttggtaccatattatgcctccactacttttcgggtacggacctcataagtgtgctgagggagtccgtaccatgtaccattcttgtactgccgttacttgtctggcatggacatcgtgtccgtactctaactcctcctGGTTTATAGAAGCATATCGTACTTGTACGGCCTCCTCGAGTCACAAGTTTTTATCCTCGCACGGTATCTTATTCCCATGGACTTTAAGTGTTGAAACCCTTATACATTATTCTAAGGTTCTTGGAAAATATGGACCTTGCGGGATGGCTTCATGAAAATGAGCTGAGAGGTGTCTCGTGATGCCTTCATTGGGACACCCCCAGCAATCCTTGTGATAGGTGGTCATGTGAGGCGAGGCCCCTAGGCGCACGAGATGGCACCTGGGCTAGGCTCCTAGGCGTGCGAGATGGAACCTGGACGAGGCCCCTAGGCGTGGGAGACAGCACCAGGGTGAGGCTCCTAGGCGCGCGAGACAACACCTGGGCGAGGCCTCTAGGCGCGCGAGACGACACCTGGGTGAGGCCCCTA
The Humulus lupulus chromosome 6, drHumLupu1.1, whole genome shotgun sequence DNA segment above includes these coding regions:
- the LOC133784999 gene encoding uncharacterized protein LOC133784999 produces the protein MGLSIRNLKACAKTLYRFLGERITSTRSIELPVTLGGYPILITKMLEFIVVDTPLAYNVLFGRLALVGQGAATSVRHLAVKFSTASGIGTLKGDPLATQECYNISMREKAKQVHMHQ